From Peromyscus leucopus breed LL Stock unplaced genomic scaffold, UCI_PerLeu_2.1 scaffold_1239, whole genome shotgun sequence, a single genomic window includes:
- the LOC114687420 gene encoding paired mesoderm homeobox protein 2-like, whose translation METHQSCCHSLNRMLGPGPDEYQEQQHGRNAMVLKAGEEGGKKGLLQSGLAQGKLNQGKLALGKLAPSKPAQKELAQSGLAQKSTGVVEEGENEEEMEGKHAADGSSGPMNKGIHAEGGHGSSVQQQPRQEAAMPEGTKSLQAGDRLPSQRYTRFTQSQLQALERLFQQTRYPTFRARKDLARWMGVSEADVLEEEFRHQ comes from the exons ATGGAAACTCATCAGAGCTGCTGCCACAGTTTGAACAGGATGCTGGGTCCAGGACCTGATGAGTACCAGGAACAACAACATG GTCGGAATGCAATGGTCCTgaaggctggagaggaaggaggaaagaaagggcttTTACAGAGTGGGCTTGCTCAGGGTAAGCTTAATCAGGGTAAACTTGCTTTGGGTAAACTTGCCCCAAGCAAGCCTGCTCAAAAAGAGCTTGCTCAGTCCGGTCTTGCTCAGAAATCCACAGGAGTGGTAGAGGAGGGAGAAAacgaagaagaaatggaaggaaaacatGCTGCCGATGGTAGTTCTGGCCCCATGAACAAGGGGATCCACGCGGAAGGTGGCCATGGCAGCAGTGTTCAACAGCAGCCTCGGCAAGAGGCGGCAATGCCTGAGGGCACCAAGAGTCTCCAGGCTGGGGACAGGCTGCCTTCACAGCGCTACACCAGATTTACCCAGTCTCAGCTGCAGGCACTGGAGCGTCTTTTCCAACAGACTCGCTACCCTACCTTTCGAGCAAG GAAGGATCTTGCAAGATGGATGGGTGTGTCAGAGGCAGATGTGCTG GAAGAAGAGTTCCGACACCAGTga